TGAAAAACAGAGAGAAAAACGACTAGGTGGACGTTACAAACTTATCAAAGAATTAGCTCGAGGAGGGTTTGGTATAACCTATCTGGCTGAAGATACTTTGTCATCCTATTCTCTTTGTGTGATTAAGAAACTAGACCCTCAGAATGCTGATATTGAAACAGCAAAAAAATTATTTCAAAGAGAGGCAAATACTCTTTTTCATTTGCAACAAAACCAGCAGATTCCAAAATATTTTAATTATTTTGAGGAAGTAGAAAATTATTATTTAGTTCAAGAATATATAGAAGGGCAAACTTTGTATCATCTGCTTGACAAGAGATGGACAAGGCAAACAGTTCTTTTATTTTTAAGAGAAATACTGACAATCTTGAAATATCTGCATAAAATAAATATTATTCATCGTGATATTAAACCTTCCAATGTGATGATAAGACAGGAAGATAAAAAATTTGTTTTGATTGATTTTGGTGCAGTCAAACAATTAGATTCTAGATATTCGTCTTCCCAGCAACATTTACATACTCAAACGATGATTGGTACTCCTGGATATGCTCCACAAGAACAATTGGCAGGAAAACCACATTATAATAGTGACATCTATGCTTTGGGTATGACCGCAATTCAACTCTTGACTGGAAAACACCCAAGAGATTTAAGACGTGATGAGAAAGACAAAATAATATGGTCTGAGGGAGTTGATATTGATGATTTGTTAGCTTCTATTTTAACAAAAATGGTTTACTCAAACTCCGAACATCGCTACCAGTCTGTAGACGATATTTTCAAAGATATAGATGAAATAACGGTAAACGACGATTTTGTCACGAATTGGAATGAATTGACAGCGGCAAGCGAAATTTGTGTGCCACAATTTTATCCAGTTACGAAAAGATCAGATGAATCTCAAATGTTGTTAAAGCTTAGGTCTGTTTCAATTGTTTTAGGAACAGTAGGATCTCTCATAGTTAGTACAGAATTGATTAACCCATTTTTCCGACCTTTATATCATCTCTATCAAGGTAATTATTTACTCAATCTACGTGAACCAGAAAAAGCTCTTGAAGAATTTCAAAACCTCATAGCAATCACACCAAATTCTGCTGAAGCCTGGGAAGGACGAGGAGATGCTCTTTTGAGCTTAGGACGCCTTTCGGGAGCCTTAGAGTCATATAATAAAGCATTGAGCCTCAAAACAGATGACGTTAGAACGCTGAATAATAAAGGGAAAGTTTTCTATAGATTATACAGATATAAAGAAGCCTTAGAAACTCACGAAAAGGTGCTTAAAGTAGATTTCAATAATGCTGATGCTTGGAGTGGTAAAGGTTTAGCTTATCTTGGCTTAAGACAATATAAAGAAGCATCAGAGTCCTTTGACAAACTGAAGCAAATTAGACCAGATATACCAAGTATTTGGTATGAAATTGGTTTGGCAACAGAACAGTTACAAGGATCACAAGCAGCCAGGGTATACTTTGAAGAAGCGCTAGGGGTTTATAACGATTTTCTTAAAAGAAATCCGAAAGACGTCATTGCTTGGACTGATCGAGGAAATGTCTTGCAAAAGTTGAATCGTCCTCAAAATGCACTCGATTCTTATCAAAAGGCACTTGAAATTGATAAAAATTTCTATGAAGCTTTAGTTGGTAAAGGCAATACACTTAATGTGATTGGCAACGCTCAAGAAGCTCTTCTAGCTTTTAATCAAGCCAGTGAAATTCGTCCGTATGATTATCAAGTTTGGTATAATCGTGGGATATTACTAGGACAACACTTCCAAAAGCATAAGGAAGCCTTACAATCATTTGACAAAGCAATTGAAAGAAGAAATGACTTCTATCCTGCTTGGCTAAATAAGGGATTAGCACTGTTAGAGCTAAAACGCTACAATGAGTCACTAACGGCATTAGACAAAGCCAAAGAGTTTGAACCAACAGACCCTTATGTTTGGGCTAACCGAGGGTCTGCCTTAGATAATTTAGGAAAAACAACAGAAGCACGCGACTCATACAATAAAGCGATTGAATTAGGATTTCCCCCTGAACAATTACGCGAACAATTAGAAAAAAATTAATCTAAAATCCCACCTAGACAAAAGTGGGATTCTTGGCTATATTACAGGGCACAGTCTATGGATAAAGACCGCGATCGCTCAGCGCCTGAGCAACACGACCGACACCTAACGTATAAGCTGCTAACCTCAAAGGAATTTGCCGTATCTTAGATTGTTGGATGACTTGGCGGTATGCCTGCACCATTAAGTATTCCAATTCCTTATTGACGCGCTCCTCATCCCAAAATACATAAGAAAGACCCTGCACCCATTCCAAATAACTCACGACGACACCGCCAGCATTTGCCAAAATATCAGGTAGCACCGTTACACCCCTCGCTTCTAACGCCTGGTTTGCCAGGAGAGTGACTGGACCATTAGCCGCCTCTGCTATAATTTGTGCTTGCACCTGATTCACATTTTCTTCAGTTATCTGGTTTTCTAAAGCTGCGGGAATTAAGACATCACAGGGCAAAGTTAGTAAATCTGCATTGCTTATTGGCACTGCTTGCGGGAAACCAAAAACACTCTTGCGGTTCTGAGCTGCATAAGCTTTCAACGCTGGGATATCTAGACCAGCTTCTGAAAAGACTCCCCCAGAACCGGTAGAGACAGCTATGACTTTCGCCCCAGCTTCGTGTAGCAACAAAGCCGCTGCACTCCCCACATTCCCGAAACCTTGGATGGCTATTCTCGCTCCCACGAGTGACTGACCTTTGTCTGCCAGTGCCTCGCGGACAATGAACATGACACCACGTCCGGTTGCCATTTCCCTTCCCCGCGAACCACCTACGGAAATGGGCTTACCAGTCACAACTCCAGGGACGGCGTGACCAACATTAACAGAATATGTGTCCATCATCCAAGCCATTTCACGGGCTGAAGTTCCCATATCTGGTGCTGGGATGTCTACGGCAGGACCGATATCTTTAATCAACTCGCTGGTGTACCGACGAGTGATTCTTTCGAGTTCACCAACGCTGTAGTATTTTGGGTCTAAAGCAATACCTCCTTTAGCACCACCGTAGGGAATACCTAGAAGCGCACATTTCCAGGTCATAAGCATTGCCAGGGCTGACACTTCCCGCAACGTCACGGCTGGATGGTAACGAATGCCACCTTTGTAGGGACCTAAAATATCGCAGTGCTGCACCCGATGTCCAGCCAGAACCTGCACTTGAGAGTTATCTCGTTTCACAGGAATGGAAACCGTGACGACCTTGCGCGGGTGACTAAGTACCTCCAAAATACCTTGGTCTAGCTTTAATTCTTTTGCCGCCTGTTCTAGATAGCTACAGGCTTGGTCATATGGGCAAATATGCGCGGGGGTTGGAGCCTCCAGCGGCAATAGAGACGATGAAAGCATAAGATTTTTTTTGATTCGCGGTATCTCTGCTAAGACGATGAAATGATAGAGCTTTTCCGATTCGCGGTATCTTAACGAACTGGATGTGTATGCCTAGCGTAGCCTTTTTTCGCGAAAAAATAGTATTTTTGTAAATTTCGTTACATTTTTTTGTAGCAGTCTCTTGTAAAGAAGTTCACTATGGAGATGAGCATCATGTCAAGCTGTCGGTTTTGTGTTCTGTGAGGCACAGCTGCAATGACAACTACCCATACAGAGCGATCGCGCTGCCTTTTCTTGGATAATTCTGGATATGGACTTGTATATTTATATGGCAAGTTAAATGGCGAGCAGGACTAAGGAGTGAAGATGTCATCTCAGGATTCCAATCGTACAAGCTCGAAACAAAGCTTGGAAAAACTGATCGAAACACTCGAACTGTCCGATTTGCAAAAGCAGTTTTTGCGATCGCGCTGGCTGGAACAAGTATCGTGGATGGGGGGACGGGCTAGAAATGCTCGGAATTGGTATTACAGATTGCGACTCACAGCAATCATCGGCGGCATTATTGTTCCTATATTGGTAGGTTTAAATATTAGTGATAAAAACGTTGCTTCATCTGTTCGCTGGTTCACAATTGGTCTAAGTGGAGTGGTTGCGATCAGTTCTGCTGTGGAAGAGTTTTTTCACTATGGCGATCGCTGGCGGCATTATCGACACACGGCTGAATCCCTCAAAACTCAGGGCTGGCAATTCTCCCAATTAAGCGGACTCTATAATGGTTATAAGAGTCATCAAGAAGCTTTTCCTAATTTTGCTACCCAAATTGAAGATATCCTCCAGCGTGATGTCGATGTATATGTCACCGAAGTTGTGTACAAGAAGGAAAAGCAAAACCAAGAGGGTGAGCAGGAGTTAATCAAAGGAATTATTCCTCAATCACCCACAGATAACAAAGCTTCCGAGAAAAATATTTCATAGTAAAAATTTTAATATTTTATTATCATTCGTGAAAAAGATTGAATATTTTCTTGGCTTCTTGAAAAAGCAAGCAGCTATTTTGCTTGCGGAAAACACCAAAATGAATACGCGAATTACTGAAATGAGAAAGCATTTAGGCAAATTAAGAAAGCAATCAGCCATTTTGCTTGCGGAAAATACCAAAATGAATACGTGAATTACTGAAATGAGAAAACATTTAGGCAAATTGAAAAAGCAAACAGCTATTTTGCTTGCGGAAAACACCAAAATGAATACGTGAATTACTGAAATGAGAAAACATTTAGGCAAATTAAGAAAGCAATCAGCCATTTTGCTTGCGGAAAATACCAAAATGAATACGTGAATTACTGAAATGAGAAAGCATTTAGGCAAATTGAGGAAGCAAACAGCCATTTTGCTTGCGGAAAACACCAAAATGAATACGTGAATTACTGAAATG
The sequence above is a segment of the Mastigocladopsis repens PCC 10914 genome. Coding sequences within it:
- a CDS encoding Glu/Leu/Phe/Val family dehydrogenase — protein: MLSSSLLPLEAPTPAHICPYDQACSYLEQAAKELKLDQGILEVLSHPRKVVTVSIPVKRDNSQVQVLAGHRVQHCDILGPYKGGIRYHPAVTLREVSALAMLMTWKCALLGIPYGGAKGGIALDPKYYSVGELERITRRYTSELIKDIGPAVDIPAPDMGTSAREMAWMMDTYSVNVGHAVPGVVTGKPISVGGSRGREMATGRGVMFIVREALADKGQSLVGARIAIQGFGNVGSAAALLLHEAGAKVIAVSTGSGGVFSEAGLDIPALKAYAAQNRKSVFGFPQAVPISNADLLTLPCDVLIPAALENQITEENVNQVQAQIIAEAANGPVTLLANQALEARGVTVLPDILANAGGVVVSYLEWVQGLSYVFWDEERVNKELEYLMVQAYRQVIQQSKIRQIPLRLAAYTLGVGRVAQALSDRGLYP
- a CDS encoding serine/threonine-protein kinase — protein: MKTEKQREKRLGGRYKLIKELARGGFGITYLAEDTLSSYSLCVIKKLDPQNADIETAKKLFQREANTLFHLQQNQQIPKYFNYFEEVENYYLVQEYIEGQTLYHLLDKRWTRQTVLLFLREILTILKYLHKINIIHRDIKPSNVMIRQEDKKFVLIDFGAVKQLDSRYSSSQQHLHTQTMIGTPGYAPQEQLAGKPHYNSDIYALGMTAIQLLTGKHPRDLRRDEKDKIIWSEGVDIDDLLASILTKMVYSNSEHRYQSVDDIFKDIDEITVNDDFVTNWNELTAASEICVPQFYPVTKRSDESQMLLKLRSVSIVLGTVGSLIVSTELINPFFRPLYHLYQGNYLLNLREPEKALEEFQNLIAITPNSAEAWEGRGDALLSLGRLSGALESYNKALSLKTDDVRTLNNKGKVFYRLYRYKEALETHEKVLKVDFNNADAWSGKGLAYLGLRQYKEASESFDKLKQIRPDIPSIWYEIGLATEQLQGSQAARVYFEEALGVYNDFLKRNPKDVIAWTDRGNVLQKLNRPQNALDSYQKALEIDKNFYEALVGKGNTLNVIGNAQEALLAFNQASEIRPYDYQVWYNRGILLGQHFQKHKEALQSFDKAIERRNDFYPAWLNKGLALLELKRYNESLTALDKAKEFEPTDPYVWANRGSALDNLGKTTEARDSYNKAIELGFPPEQLREQLEKN
- a CDS encoding DUF4231 domain-containing protein, whose amino-acid sequence is MSSQDSNRTSSKQSLEKLIETLELSDLQKQFLRSRWLEQVSWMGGRARNARNWYYRLRLTAIIGGIIVPILVGLNISDKNVASSVRWFTIGLSGVVAISSAVEEFFHYGDRWRHYRHTAESLKTQGWQFSQLSGLYNGYKSHQEAFPNFATQIEDILQRDVDVYVTEVVYKKEKQNQEGEQELIKGIIPQSPTDNKASEKNIS